One Triticum dicoccoides isolate Atlit2015 ecotype Zavitan chromosome 3B, WEW_v2.0, whole genome shotgun sequence genomic window, GTCTTGCCCTTGAAGAAGGCGTAGTTGTAGTCGTTCCCCCCAATCTCCCCCACGAGGAAGAGCGACCTGCTGAAATACTTCTTGCAATCTGCTCCGATTTTAAAAAGACAAGCGGGAGAATCTTGCAATGAGCAACCAGTTGTGGAGATTGACCCCCAAATCCGACTAATTAGTAAAGAAATGGCGGCGACGAACTTTTGGGTGAGCTGCAGAGTGAAGGCTTGAGCTTCTCGAACCAGTCGAGCTGCACGCTGAGGGACAGGTTGGTCCAGAGCTTGTCCGACGCCCCGATCCCCTCGAAGAAGGGCGGATCCATGGCCGTGGCGCCGCCCACGGCGAAGTTGACGCCCTGCCGGACGTCCTTCCCGCGCGACAGGTACGGCTGCAGCAGCGGCAGCCCGAACGCTTGCGCTGCGGCCGCAAGAAACAGGATAAGATTGGCAGAAATGTCAAAATGTCGACAATGGGCGACGGGCAGGGCACGCACCGAGGAAGTCGACGACGAGGCGGCCGTCGGAGCAGCGTCCCGTGGGGCGGTGGAAGTAGGTCATGCCGTAGGGGAAGTGGCCGACGATGTTGAAGGAGAGCGGGCTGGACACGAGCAGGTTGCCGGTGTCGGTCAGGGAGTCGCCGAAGCTGAACATGGAGGTGTAgttctgcccgccgccgccgcattgGGCGAGCCGCACGAGGCAGCAGCAGGCCAGGGCGGCGACGAGCACGGAGAGCCGGGAGATCGCCATGGAACCGCGCGAGAGCCGCAGCGCCGCAAAGCAGTGGCGCACCGCACACACTCACTAGCTGGCTAGCTCGACCCACTGACGTCCACTCACTCCTCGAGTGAAGTCTAGGCTATGCAGCCGGGCGGGTAGGCGAGGGTCGAGAGACACCGGCACGAGGCGCTGCCGTCCGTTTCCGCAACGGGACAGGTCCAGTAATGGTGGCTCCTTAAAGGCTCATTCACCTCTGCCATGCTTGAGATTGTGGTTGGGGGAGTTAAGGCGCGCCGAGGGCGAGGGCAAGGCAAGCCCGGAATCCatggtgaaggtgaaggtgaagtgCACGGGTGCCGCGGTAACTCTGCTGCTAACTGCCGCCGGggtcgcgtcgcgcggctcggctcGTCCCCTACTGAGTGAATGAATGGATAGATAATTGAGGGATCACGTGTGAGCTCGGGCCCTGACTGACACTCCCAAAGCTCAATTATTCGGACGAGGACGAGGCGGTGGCGCTCACGATGTGCTTGGGAGTACGGGGATCTTCGCTCGAGGCGCCCTGTTCCTGTTCCTGTTCCACCGGTGACCACGCCTCGAGATTGGCGTGCGTGCACAGCAGGGTCATCACTTGTAGTTGAgtactccttgtagttcatgcaAACATGTAGTCGTGTCGTAACTCTGTAGGAGTTCTGTTCCTGCATGCGGCGGCAGAGTATTACTACTACGGCGCTGCTATGCATACGACACATTTGCATCGGATGACTGTATGATCATACGTGACAGCGCTGCAGCGAGCATGCACGCACGACGGGTTTGGGTTTGGGCTGGACTCTAGGCACGGCCAGGAAGGATCGTACAAATCGTATGCACACAGTCGTGTGTGAAGCAATTTCGTTACTACTAATACCATGCGATGAACTCAACCGTGCGTGTAAGCAGCCCATTGGCACTCTGTTCCCTATGAATATATCCAGTAGTAGTGGCATTGACGAGTTTCAGCAGAAATTCGTTCACAGTTAGTCTTCCCCGTTCACGAATATTTTTCCGGAATCTGGAGTCGTCATTACATTCATTGATGACTTACTGGTGCGCATTTAGAGCTCATAATTGCAATCTGATAGACATGAGGAAACGTTGATAGAGACTGGAGCATGGTATTTAGGCTGGACATAGTAGTATCTCAGCCGGTATCATGCACTTTGTAATAGCAAACGTGCTGACGTGGAAGAGAATTAAAGAAGAAAGAAGattggagtaacataggtagatcatATTAAATGCTATACTATCTTGTGTCATGCGCGccaataaatatgatcatctatgatactatgctatgaagatagtatcatacactagtatcacatgtatgatactattatatgatactccccaccatGAGTAGCCTTAGGGTTTTACTTCCGATGTATCGTAATAGTTGTTGTTCCACGTTTTCAGTGCAAAATTCGTCACGCACAATATTTTTTGTTGCCTCCTAAAATACCCTCCCACCTCTCTCGCTCGCTCACCCATGGCTCGCTCAGCCGAATCCCTAGCTcacctacgcctctccctcgcacgCGTCGTCGGCGCCTCTCCCTCGCCCGCATCCCCTATGCCTCTCCATCTCGCATCatcgccgttgtcggtgtcaaaacagacggatctcgggtagggggagcccgaactgtggatcttggatcgatggggaacaagggacgcagaacacgatatttacccaggtccggcccctctctaagaggtaatcccctacgttctgcttgattatattgcttgTATGTATGGcgattacagagttgatctaccacgagatctgaggAACTAAACCCTAACTAGTAGGATGACGATTGTTCtcctagcctctatggactaaaccctctggtttatatagacacaagggGTACTGGGGTTTACAGATAGTCGGTTACATCGAGGAAACGTCGGATCTTCCATCTTAACTTAGAGTACACACCAAAGCACAAAAGGTCTTTGGTCCGGATACGGTGCAGCCAAACAGTCCGACCCAAATGAGATGAGCCGGcaccccgaggaccccctagtccaggactccctcagtagcccccggacTAGCCTTCAATGCCGGCTTCCCATAAACCCCATGACTGCAGACTCCGGCTTGCAGGCGAATTCCCTTTCTCGTGGGTATTCGGAATAATCCTTCTCCAGTTAAACCTTCACACGATGCTTGATCGAATTCGGTCATACATCGAGCCGTGTCCGGGTTCCGAACTATCAGTATTACTTAGCCCCGAAGGCCAATCGTTCGAGTGTGAACAGTATCTTTGACTGACAACTTTTGGCGAAGGGTCGTGCCCGGTTATAAACATGGAGACCCGATGCGCGGCTCGAGGCCGCCCCTTCACAGGCACGTCTCTTCGAGGTGGAGATCGTGTCCCATTTTTAAGGGATTTGATCAATGATTCACAATATCCCACTCGCGCATAATGCCACGAGTTTATCGGGAATAGGCAAGGTGAGTGGCACATTTATAAGACTCTTGGTATTACGACTGCTTATAAAAGGGAGTAGCCACGATTGTTCCcgtacgccttcttcttcctctcgccatagCTTTTCCCATTCTATAGAGCTCGAGCGCTCCAACCCATATGTCCGCAAAGTCAAGTTCGGCAATGGACGGATCGGAgcgaagggcaagtgggaggcctcgtgCGTCACCAACAACGACATTGAGGACCTGAAGCGAGCAGGCTTCCTCTCTGTCAACATCGCTCATTGGGCCCCCGAGGAGGGCCAGGTCGTGTGGACGCCCCACGCCGGCGAACGGGTGGTGTTCGTCCCCCACTTCATACAGGGACTAGGTTTCCCCCTCCACCCGTCCGTGCGAGGtttgatgttctactacgggctcgaCTTCCACGACCTAGCTCCAAATTCCTTCCCTTCACATCTCGGCCTTCATCATCatctgtgaggccttccttcgggtccagccgcacttcggcttatggcggaAGGTTTATAATGTTAAGCCTTAGGTCGTCGACGACCGTCATGTGGATTGCGGGGGTGCCATGGTGAGCAGGCTTACTCGACTAGGCTGGCCAAAGGGCGTGTTTGTAGACACGGTCAAGATCTGGCAGAAAAAGTGGTTCTATATATGGAGCCCCGTGAAGCAAACTGGGCTGCTACTCCAgatttcagatccggagcccccgcGAGGCTAACCTCGTGGACCAAAAAGGGCCTCGACTGGGAGCCTGCCACCGATGTGAAGGCATTGCAAAAGCGTGTCACTAacatgatagaggcgggggtcacACTGACCAATGTGGTCCAGATCATGCTCCACCGCagtttgttgaaggaaatatgccctagaggcaataataaagttattatttatttcctcatatcatgataaatgtttattattcatgctataattgtattaaccggaaacatgatacatgtgtgaatacacagacaaacttaatgtcactagtatgcctctacttgactagctcattaatcaaaaatggttatatttcctaaccatagacatgtgttgtcatttgattaacgggatcacatcattaggagaatgatgtgattgaattgacccattccgttagcttagcacttgatcgtttagtatgttgctattgctttcttcatgacttataccagttcctataactatgagattatgcaacccccgtttaccggaggaacactttgtgtgctaccaaacgtcacaacgtaactgggtgattataaaggagctctacaggtgtctccaaaggtacatgttgagttggcgtatttcgagattaggttttgtcactccgattgtcggagaggtatctctgggccctctcggtaatgcacatcactataagccttgcaagccatgtagctaatgagttagttacggaatgatgcattacgtaacgagtaaagagacttgccggtaacgagattaaactaggtattgagataccgacgatcaaatctcgggcaagtaacataccgatgacaaagggaacaacgtatgttattatgcggtttgacccataaagatcttcgtagaatatgtaggagccaatatgagcatctaggttccgctattggttattgaccggaaacagttctaggtcatgtctacatagttctcgaacccgtagggtccgcacgcttaaggttccgATGATaggtatattatgagtttatgagttttgatgtaccaaagtttgttcggagtcttggatgagattacggacatggcgaggagtctcgaaatggtcgagacatgaagattgatattttggaagcctatatttggatatcggaagtgttccgggtgaaatcgcgattttaccggagtacctggaggttaccggaaccccccgggggcttaatgggcctacatgggccctagtggagaggaggagaggaggcaagggttgggccgcgcgcccctccccctagtccgaataggacaaggagaggggggcggcgcccccctttccttcctctctccctcctccttcccccttttcctactccaactaggaaagaagggagtcctactcccggtgggagtaggagtccccttggcgcgcccctccttggcagaccgccccctcccccttggctcctttatatataggggcaggggggcacctctagacacaacaattgatctcttgatctcttagccgtgtgcggtaccc contains:
- the LOC119275404 gene encoding GDSL esterase/lipase At5g45910-like, which codes for MAISRLSVLVAALACCCLVRLAQCGGGGQNYTSMFSFGDSLTDTGNLLVSSPLSFNIVGHFPYGMTYFHRPTGRCSDGRLVVDFLAQAFGLPLLQPYLSRGKDVRQGVNFAVGGATAMDPPFFEGIGASDKLWTNLSLSVQLDWFEKLKPSLCSSPKNCKKYFSRSLFLVGEIGGNDYNYAFFKGKTLDDAKSYVPTVSSAIIDATERLIKGGAMHLVVPGNLPMGCSSAYLTLHPGRSRGDYDAVGCLKTYNDFAQRHNAMVQQKLQVLRLKYPEARIMYADYYGAAMAFAKNPKQFGFKEGPLKTCCGGGGPYNFNPKASCGVRGSSVCADPSAYANWDGVHLTEAAYHAIADSILHGPYTSPRLL